One genomic window of Pelagicoccus sp. SDUM812003 includes the following:
- a CDS encoding GNAT family N-acetyltransferase: MNPTIEYRIPTLLEYNDLREQVGWGVPDSSATLESLNNALHTVCLKLDEELIGIGRIVGDGGLFFYIQDIIVKKEYRGNGFSRLIMNDLLEHLRRVARKGAFIGLFSVKGVEPFYESYGFVSRPNDKFGAGMFIPIENLMKIEQNQSAHTTPASAPR, translated from the coding sequence ATGAACCCAACGATTGAATACAGGATTCCTACCCTTCTCGAATACAACGATCTTCGTGAGCAGGTTGGCTGGGGCGTTCCTGATTCGTCGGCCACTCTGGAATCCCTCAATAACGCCTTGCACACGGTTTGTCTAAAGTTGGACGAAGAGTTGATTGGAATCGGCCGGATCGTCGGCGACGGCGGTCTCTTCTTCTACATCCAAGACATCATAGTAAAGAAGGAGTATCGAGGAAATGGATTCTCCAGATTGATTATGAATGATCTCCTCGAGCACTTGAGAAGAGTTGCCAGAAAAGGAGCGTTCATTGGTTTGTTCTCGGTAAAGGGAGTAGAGCCGTTTTATGAGTCCTACGGTTTTGTCTCTCGACCAAATGACAAGTTTGGAGCCGGGATGTTTATCCCAATTGAAAACCTAATGAAAATCGAGCAGAACCAGTCAG